Proteins encoded together in one Oenanthe melanoleuca isolate GR-GAL-2019-014 chromosome 7, OMel1.0, whole genome shotgun sequence window:
- the LOC130255441 gene encoding class I histocompatibility antigen, F10 alpha chain-like isoform X1 — MAGPKAALGAGPDVGAGPQRSSAMAPALGLGLLLGLLAGPGDATKVLHSLRYLDVSVSEPSPGIPQFMVLGYLDGIPFTRCDSERGRMEPLTQWIKDGADPGYWDGQTQICVGTQHVYARNLEILLDRYNQSRGLHTVLRVYGCDLLSDGSVRGSERHSYDGRDFLSFDPESRRFMAADSGAEVTRRRWEEENVAEGLSNYLEHVCPEWLQKYVRYGQKELDRKEPPDVHVSGKEEHGMLILSCHAYGFYPNAIAVNWIKGGEIRDQETEWGGVVPNSDGTFHTWARIEARPEEREQYRCRVEHPGMSEPGIFAWEPTSGGNFTVVVAVSIAAIIILTALIGFVVWRRQSGRGDRNKYSMAAGNDVGTKA, encoded by the exons ATGGCGGGGCCGAAGGCGGCTCTGGGGGCGGGGCCTGATGTGGGGGCGGGGCCGCAGCGGAGCAGCGCGATGGCTCCAgcgctggggctggggctgctcttggggCTCCTGGCGGGCCCGGGGGACGCGACGAAAG tTCTCCATTCCCTGCGTTACCTGGATGTGTCAGTGTCTGAGCCCAGTCCAGGGATCCCCCAGTTCATGGTCCTTGGGTACCTGGATGGGATCCCCTTCACACGCTGCGACAGCGAGCGGGGCCGGATGGAGCCGCTGACACAGTGGATAAAGGATGGAGCCGATCCGGGATATTGGGATGGGCAGACCCAGATCTGCGTGGGGACACAGCACGTGTATGCCAGGAACCTGGAGATACTGCTGGACCGGTACAACCAGAGCAGGG GTCTCCACACAGTGTTGCGAGTTTACGGCTGTGACCTCCTGTCTGACGGGAGCGTCCGTGGATCCGAGCGGCACAGCTACGATGGGCGGGATTTCCTCTCCTTTGACCCTGAGTCCAGGAGATTCATGGCGGCCGACAGCGGTGCTGAGGTCACCAGGAGGCGCTGGGAAGAGGAGAACGTGGCTGAGGGTTTATCAAATTATCTGGAGCATGTCTGCCCGGAATGGCTCCAGAAATACGTCAGATATGGGCAGAAGGAGCTGGACCGCAAAG AGCCCCCTGATGTCCACGTGTCCGGAAAAGAGGAGCACGGGATGCTGATCTTGTCCTGCCACGCGTACGGATTCTACCCCAACGCCATCGCAGTCAACTGGATAAAAGGGGGTGAAATCCGGGATCAGGAGACGGAGTGGGGCGGGGTCGTTCCCAACAGCGACGGCACCTTCCACACCTGGGCCAGGATCGAGGCGCGGCCGGAGGAGCGGGAGCAGTACCGGTGCCGGGTGGAGCATCCCGGAATGTCGGAGCCCGGGATCTTCGCTTGGG AGCCGACATCTGGCGGGAATTTCACTGTGGTGGTCGCTGTGTCCATCGCTGCCATCATCATCCTCACTGCCCTCATTGGATTCGTCGTCTGGAGGCGCCAATCCG GGAGGGGGGACAGGAATAAATATAGCATGGCAGCTG gaaatgaTGTGGGAACAAAGGCTTGA
- the LOC130255441 gene encoding class I histocompatibility antigen, F10 alpha chain-like isoform X2, which yields MAPALGLGRGLLLGLLGSLGGATKVLHSLRYLDVSVSEPSPGIPQFMVLGYLDGIPFTRCDSERGRMEPLTQWIKDGADPGYWDGQTQICVGTQHVYARNLEILLDRYNQSRGLHTVLRVYGCDLLSDGSVRGSERHSYDGRDFLSFDPESRRFMAADSGAEVTRRRWEEENVAEGLSNYLEHVCPEWLQKYVRYGQKELDRKEPPDVHVSGKEEHGMLILSCHAYGFYPNAIAVNWIKGGEIRDQETEWGGVVPNSDGTFHTWARIEARPEEREQYRCRVEHPGMSEPGIFAWEPTSGGNFTVVVAVSIAAIIILTALIGFVVWRRQSGRGDRNKYSMAAGNDVGTKA from the exons tTCTCCATTCCCTGCGTTACCTGGATGTGTCAGTGTCTGAGCCCAGTCCAGGGATCCCCCAGTTCATGGTCCTTGGGTACCTGGATGGGATCCCCTTCACACGCTGCGACAGCGAGCGGGGCCGGATGGAGCCGCTGACACAGTGGATAAAGGATGGAGCCGATCCGGGATATTGGGATGGGCAGACCCAGATCTGCGTGGGGACACAGCACGTGTATGCCAGGAACCTGGAGATACTGCTGGACCGGTACAACCAGAGCAGGG GTCTCCACACAGTGTTGCGAGTTTACGGCTGTGACCTCCTGTCTGACGGGAGCGTCCGTGGATCCGAGCGGCACAGCTACGATGGGCGGGATTTCCTCTCCTTTGACCCTGAGTCCAGGAGATTCATGGCGGCCGACAGCGGTGCTGAGGTCACCAGGAGGCGCTGGGAAGAGGAGAACGTGGCTGAGGGTTTATCAAATTATCTGGAGCATGTCTGCCCGGAATGGCTCCAGAAATACGTCAGATATGGGCAGAAGGAGCTGGACCGCAAAG AGCCCCCTGATGTCCACGTGTCCGGAAAAGAGGAGCACGGGATGCTGATCTTGTCCTGCCACGCGTACGGATTCTACCCCAACGCCATCGCAGTCAACTGGATAAAAGGGGGTGAAATCCGGGATCAGGAGACGGAGTGGGGCGGGGTCGTTCCCAACAGCGACGGCACCTTCCACACCTGGGCCAGGATCGAGGCGCGGCCGGAGGAGCGGGAGCAGTACCGGTGCCGGGTGGAGCATCCCGGAATGTCGGAGCCCGGGATCTTCGCTTGGG AGCCGACATCTGGCGGGAATTTCACTGTGGTGGTCGCTGTGTCCATCGCTGCCATCATCATCCTCACTGCCCTCATTGGATTCGTCGTCTGGAGGCGCCAATCCG GGAGGGGGGACAGGAATAAATATAGCATGGCAGCTG gaaatgaTGTGGGAACAAAGGCTTGA